The stretch of DNA CGCTGATCGCGCTCTATCTCTCGGCGCTGTTTCTGGGCGAGCCGATCACCCGGCGGGCGCTGGGCGCCTCGCTGATCGCGCTGCTCGGCGTGGGTGTGGTGGCGGCCGGGCGGCTGAACGAGGGGCTGGCCGATTCGCTGGAGTCGCGGCTGGGGCTGGGGGCGATCCTGACCTCGGCGGTGCTCTATGCGGGCAATCTGGTGCTGCAGCGCCATCAGGCGCAGCGGGCCGGGCCGGGGGAGATCGCCTTTTTTCAAGGGCTGTTCATCGCTTTGTACATGCTGCCGCTGTCGCCCTGGCTGGGGATGATGCCGGGGCGTGGAGCCTTCGATGGCTATGCGGCGGCGCTGGTGGTGGGCGCCGGGGTGCTGGCCTCCTTGTCGCTGGCGCTGCTGGGCTGGGGCTGGGCGCGGGCCGAGGCGCATCGGCTTTTGCCGGTCGAATACAGTGCTTTCGTCTGGTCCGCGCTGATGGGATATCTGTGGTTCCATGAGGGGCTGAGCCCATGGACTCTGGGCGGTGTGGCGCTGATCGTGGCGGGCGTCTGGGTTGGCACGGCGCGCGGCGGGCCGCGGGCGCAGGCCGATCAGGAAGGATTGCCGGGCGAATTGGCAGGGTGAAGGCGGCTTTTTCCTGCTTGAATTGCTGTTGAAAATCAGTATCAAAAATAAGCAGTCGTACCGGCAAATTTTACCGGCCACCCTACCTTCGGCACACTTGACGACTCCGCTGCAAGCGCGCAGGGGCTTCCCAACATCAATGCACCTTTTCCGCAAAGCAGCATGGCGCGGACGGGATTGATCCCCGAAGCGCGGCGCCCCTTTGCGGTCTGGTGACAGCCGAGGGAAAGACGCCGCATGACTCAGGTCGGACAGGACTCTCTGAAAACCCGCAGCACTCTGAATGTTGCCGGTCGCGAGGTGGCATATTATTCGCTGAAGAAGGCCGCAAGCCACATCGGCGATGTCAGCCGTCTGCCTTTCAGCATGAAGGTGCTGCTGGAAAATCTGCTTCGCTTCGAGGATGGCGGCTTCACCGTCTCCACCGCCGACATCCAGGCGGTGTCCGACTGGCAGAAGAACCCCAGCGCCTCGGACAATGAGATCCAGTACCGCCCGGCGCGCGTGCTGCTTCAGGACTTCACCGGCGTGCCCTGCGTGGTCGATCTGGCCGCGATGCGCGACGCCATCGCCAAGCTGGGCGGCGACACCAGCAAGATCAACCCGCTGGTCCCCGTCAACCTCGTCATCGACCACTCGGTGATGGTGGACGAATTCGGTCACCCCAAGGCCTTCGAAGAGAACGTCGAGATCGAATATCACCGCAACATGGAGCGTTACGACTTCCTGAAGTGGGGCTCCAAGTCGCTCAACAATTTCTATGCCGTGCCCCCCGGCACCGGCATCTGCCACCAGGTCAACCTTGAGAACATCGCCCAGACG from Novosphingobium sp. encodes:
- a CDS encoding DMT family transporter, with amino-acid sequence MTRPHHLAPVLAAAAGIATFAIMDALMKGASMAVGVFTALLWRNVLGAMLTLAAWWAAERLKGRRIVWPERAMLLVHAVRAALVCAMASLFFWGLVRTPMAVGMGLSFIAPLIALYLSALFLGEPITRRALGASLIALLGVGVVAAGRLNEGLADSLESRLGLGAILTSAVLYAGNLVLQRHQAQRAGPGEIAFFQGLFIALYMLPLSPWLGMMPGRGAFDGYAAALVVGAGVLASLSLALLGWGWARAEAHRLLPVEYSAFVWSALMGYLWFHEGLSPWTLGGVALIVAGVWVGTARGGPRAQADQEGLPGELAG